One genomic segment of Profundibacter amoris includes these proteins:
- a CDS encoding ATP-binding cassette domain-containing protein, whose product MTHSILPLTLDGAIARVRGKTLVGPVDLQIGATGLTIVMGPNGSGKTTLLRLMHGLQRVSAGRVDWAVPDGVARGRQAYVFQSPIMMRRKVVDNIAYPLALHGVPRRQARSTAAEWAARFGLGDALERPAPYLSGGEKQKLALARALIRQPEILFLDEPCANLDGRAIREIETILQQARADGTRIVMATHDMGQARRLATDVVFMYGGKVHETAPAPAFFKQPATAEARAFINGDIVE is encoded by the coding sequence GTGACACACTCCATCCTGCCCCTGACACTGGACGGCGCGATTGCCCGCGTGCGTGGCAAGACACTGGTCGGGCCGGTGGATTTGCAAATTGGCGCAACCGGGCTGACCATTGTGATGGGGCCGAACGGGTCGGGCAAAACCACCCTGCTGCGCCTGATGCACGGGTTGCAAAGGGTGTCTGCGGGCCGCGTTGACTGGGCTGTGCCGGACGGGGTTGCACGCGGGCGGCAGGCCTATGTGTTCCAGTCACCTATTATGATGCGCCGCAAGGTGGTCGATAACATCGCCTATCCGCTGGCCCTGCACGGGGTGCCGCGCCGGCAGGCCCGCAGCACCGCCGCCGAATGGGCCGCACGTTTCGGTCTGGGCGATGCGCTGGAACGCCCCGCGCCCTATCTGTCGGGCGGGGAAAAGCAGAAACTGGCGTTGGCCCGCGCCCTGATCCGCCAGCCGGAAATCCTGTTTCTGGACGAACCCTGTGCCAATCTGGATGGTCGGGCGATCCGCGAAATCGAAACCATCCTGCAACAGGCAAGGGCCGATGGCACCCGCATTGTTATGGCCACGCACGACATGGGGCAGGCCCGACGTCTGGCAACGGATGTGGTGTTTATGTATGGCGGCAAGGTGCATGAAACTGCGCCTGCACCTGCTTTTTTCAAACAGCCGGCCACGGCAGAAGCGCGCGCGTTTATCAACGGAGACATCGTAGAATGA
- a CDS encoding DUF6505 family protein, whose protein sequence is MKLARAIHFDESDRNIFHQPARTGEWAISGGFEFSNWGQADLAGKARQAFANGWLGLETFGRVTFVAVTQIEPSEFDALADTLAQHFVTIYGAPSLEQARPVALEELHHMADMCGDHDSNTLLTVARELTESGVKEAYRVIEPQGAELDQFAIHSVPEE, encoded by the coding sequence ATGAAACTTGCCCGCGCTATCCATTTTGACGAAAGTGACCGCAACATATTCCACCAACCCGCCCGCACCGGCGAATGGGCCATTTCGGGCGGGTTCGAGTTTTCAAACTGGGGCCAGGCCGACCTGGCCGGCAAGGCGCGACAGGCCTTTGCCAACGGCTGGCTGGGGCTGGAAACATTCGGGCGGGTGACCTTTGTTGCCGTCACCCAGATCGAACCATCGGAATTTGACGCGCTGGCCGATACGCTGGCGCAACATTTTGTCACCATCTACGGCGCCCCGTCGCTGGAACAGGCCCGCCCCGTGGCGCTGGAGGAACTGCACCACATGGCCGACATGTGCGGGGATCACGACAGCAACACCCTGCTGACCGTGGCGCGTGAACTGACCGAAAGCGGCGTCAAAGAGGCTTATCGCGTAATCGAGCCACAAGGGGCCGAGCTGGACCAGTTCGCCATCCACTCCGTCCCCGAGGAATAG
- a CDS encoding biotin/lipoate--protein ligase family protein gives MTEENPFEAPQPATFPPLFQGQEVEGATDPFDKACALAALGCDSGVLVHNVSADRLRAAIVFAPEVPLEQAMAVLCTCGVGFQNALGALAPPEVAVHLGWTGELRVNGGVAGRLRAAASTNDPAAEPDWLVIGLMVDLIPPSEDDPGNQPDSTALYLEGCGDVSPIRLLESWARHTLVWINRLMEEGNQALHAEWRGLVHGMGEDVTIEHNGQTLSGTFLGVDEDFGMLIRDGETTHLVPLSSRLEGSS, from the coding sequence ATGACCGAGGAAAACCCCTTCGAGGCCCCGCAACCCGCCACCTTCCCGCCACTGTTTCAGGGGCAGGAAGTCGAGGGCGCGACCGATCCCTTCGACAAAGCCTGCGCGCTGGCCGCACTGGGGTGCGATTCAGGCGTTCTGGTGCACAACGTCAGCGCCGACCGCCTGCGCGCGGCCATCGTATTCGCCCCCGAAGTGCCGCTGGAACAGGCCATGGCCGTATTATGCACCTGCGGGGTGGGGTTCCAGAACGCCCTTGGCGCATTGGCCCCGCCCGAGGTCGCGGTGCATCTGGGATGGACCGGAGAACTGCGGGTCAACGGCGGCGTGGCCGGCAGACTGCGCGCGGCGGCCTCGACCAATGATCCGGCAGCGGAACCCGATTGGCTGGTGATCGGGCTAATGGTTGACCTGATCCCCCCTTCCGAGGACGACCCGGGCAACCAACCTGACAGTACCGCGCTCTATCTGGAGGGCTGTGGCGATGTTTCACCGATCCGCCTGCTGGAAAGTTGGGCGCGGCACACGCTGGTCTGGATCAACCGCCTGATGGAAGAGGGCAATCAGGCCCTGCACGCCGAATGGCGCGGGCTGGTGCATGGCATGGGCGAGGATGTGACCATCGAACACAACGGCCAAACCCTGTCCGGCACATTTCTGGGGGTGGACGAGGATTTCGGCATGCTGATCCGCGATGGCGAAACCACCCATCTTGTCCCCCTGTCATCGCGTCTGGAAGGAAGCTCATGA
- a CDS encoding ABC transporter permease: MNDIAQGTIEAFRLIFTLDPDLLEIVGLSLRVTVTAVLIASLIGLPLGAWLVINRFRFRRQTIAVLNALMGLPPVVVGLFVYMMLSRSGPFGVFGLLFTPTAMIIAQVIIITPLIASISHQTIRDLWADYHDLLISLNTSRWQRITALLWDGRRALLTAMLAGFGRAIGEVGAIMIVGGNIDHSTRVLTTSIALETGKGNFAFAMGLGFVLIALAVTINLLMHSLSRTERASVW, from the coding sequence ATGAACGACATAGCACAAGGCACGATTGAGGCTTTCCGGCTGATATTCACGCTTGACCCCGACCTGCTGGAAATTGTCGGCCTGTCGCTGCGGGTAACGGTGACGGCGGTGCTGATTGCTTCCCTGATCGGCCTGCCGCTGGGGGCGTGGCTGGTGATCAACCGCTTTCGCTTTCGCCGCCAGACCATCGCGGTGCTGAATGCGCTGATGGGGCTGCCGCCGGTGGTGGTGGGGCTGTTCGTCTATATGATGCTGTCACGGTCCGGCCCGTTCGGGGTGTTCGGTCTGCTGTTCACGCCTACCGCGATGATTATCGCGCAGGTGATCATCATCACACCACTGATCGCCTCGATCTCGCATCAGACGATCCGCGATTTATGGGCGGATTACCACGATTTGCTGATCTCGCTGAACACGTCGCGATGGCAGCGCATTACGGCCCTGTTGTGGGACGGACGCCGCGCCCTGCTGACGGCAATGCTGGCCGGTTTTGGCCGCGCGATTGGCGAAGTCGGGGCGATAATGATCGTGGGCGGCAATATCGACCATTCCACACGGGTGTTGACCACCTCGATCGCGCTGGAAACCGGCAAGGGGAATTTTGCCTTTGCGATGGGGCTGGGGTTTGTGCTGATTGCGCTGGCGGTGACGATCAACTTGTTGATGCACAGCCTTTCACGCACCGAACGGGCCAGCGTCTGGTAA
- a CDS encoding substrate-binding domain-containing protein, with protein sequence MTQAGEIRLAVTTSFQNSGLSDVLLPQIKKDIGLDVQLVVVGTGQALKLGEAGDVDAILVHSRKAEEAFLKAGFGTHRREIMYNDFILIGPSADPAKIAAAETAASALQKIAATKAPFVSRGDDSGTHKKELSLWQAAGLDPATFGSWYRAAGAGMGATLNVASGMDAYVMADRASWLNFGNKGDLELLFAGDPVLFNQYAFIPVNPQRHPHVKTELVAQLEDWLTGETAAKLINGYKINGETLFTFNATKP encoded by the coding sequence ATGACGCAGGCGGGCGAAATCAGGTTGGCGGTGACCACATCGTTCCAGAATTCCGGCCTGTCGGATGTTTTGCTGCCGCAGATCAAGAAAGACATCGGTCTGGATGTGCAACTGGTCGTGGTGGGCACGGGGCAGGCGCTGAAGCTGGGCGAGGCAGGGGATGTGGACGCCATTCTGGTCCATTCCCGCAAGGCGGAAGAAGCGTTTCTAAAGGCCGGTTTCGGCACGCACAGGCGCGAGATCATGTATAACGATTTCATCCTGATCGGTCCCTCGGCTGATCCGGCAAAAATTGCTGCGGCTGAAACTGCCGCCAGCGCCTTGCAGAAAATCGCTGCCACCAAAGCCCCCTTTGTCAGCCGTGGCGATGACAGCGGCACCCACAAAAAGGAATTGTCCCTGTGGCAGGCCGCCGGTCTGGACCCCGCCACCTTCGGCAGTTGGTATCGTGCGGCGGGGGCCGGTATGGGGGCCACGCTGAATGTGGCCAGCGGTATGGATGCCTATGTGATGGCGGATCGCGCCAGTTGGCTGAATTTCGGCAACAAGGGGGATCTGGAATTGTTGTTTGCGGGTGATCCGGTGTTGTTCAACCAATACGCCTTTATCCCCGTCAACCCGCAGCGCCATCCGCATGTGAAAACCGAACTGGTGGCACAGCTCGAGGATTGGCTGACCGGCGAAACAGCGGCCAAACTGATCAACGGGTACAAGATCAACGGCGAAACCCTGTTTACCTTTAACGCGACGAAACCCTGA